The proteins below are encoded in one region of Fibrella aestuarina BUZ 2:
- a CDS encoding Glu/Leu/Phe/Val family dehydrogenase yields the protein MGYIEPAPIKDKENPLESMMSRFDAAAKLVGISDEMYDILKVPARQVIVGLPVTMDNGSIRVFEGYRVIHSNILGPAKGGIRLDPAVHLDEVRALAAWMTWKCAVVDIPYGGAKGGIACNPREMSAGEIERLIRAYTVQMLDVFGPDRDIPAPDMGTGPREMAWIVDEYSKAKGMTVNGVVTGKPLVLGGSLGRTEATGRGVTVAALSAMDKLRMNPYRASAAIQGFGNVGSYAAELLHERGVTVQAVSDISGGYYNERGIDIVAAMNYRNTNKGTLEGFTGAEKISNEDLLALPVDVLVPAAKEDVITDENAHTIQARMIVEGANGPTSASADEIINSKGIMVVPDILANAGGVTVSYFEWVQNRIGYKWTLDRINRRADRAMKDAFDRVFETSQKYKVPMRLAAYMVAIEKVASTYKFRGGY from the coding sequence ATGGGATACATCGAACCCGCTCCAATAAAAGACAAAGAGAATCCGCTCGAATCAATGATGTCGCGTTTCGACGCCGCCGCCAAACTGGTGGGCATCAGTGACGAGATGTACGATATTCTGAAAGTACCGGCCCGTCAGGTTATCGTGGGCCTGCCCGTAACGATGGACAATGGCTCGATCCGGGTGTTTGAAGGGTACCGCGTTATTCATTCCAACATTCTTGGCCCCGCGAAAGGTGGTATCCGCCTCGATCCCGCGGTGCACCTCGACGAGGTACGTGCGCTGGCAGCCTGGATGACCTGGAAATGCGCCGTCGTCGACATACCCTACGGTGGGGCTAAAGGCGGCATTGCCTGCAACCCCCGCGAGATGTCGGCGGGCGAAATCGAACGGCTCATCCGGGCCTACACAGTGCAGATGCTGGACGTCTTTGGCCCCGATCGCGACATTCCGGCTCCCGATATGGGCACCGGTCCGCGTGAAATGGCCTGGATCGTGGATGAGTACTCGAAAGCCAAGGGCATGACCGTCAATGGCGTGGTAACCGGTAAGCCACTCGTGCTGGGTGGGTCGCTGGGCCGCACCGAAGCGACGGGTCGTGGCGTAACGGTAGCTGCCCTAAGCGCGATGGATAAACTGCGCATGAATCCATACCGGGCTTCGGCTGCCATCCAGGGCTTTGGCAACGTGGGGTCATACGCTGCGGAGTTACTTCACGAACGGGGCGTGACCGTGCAGGCCGTCAGCGATATTTCGGGTGGTTATTACAACGAGCGGGGTATCGATATTGTCGCGGCCATGAATTACCGCAACACCAACAAAGGCACGCTCGAAGGCTTCACGGGTGCCGAGAAGATCAGCAATGAAGACCTGCTGGCCCTGCCGGTGGATGTGCTGGTCCCGGCGGCGAAAGAGGATGTGATCACCGACGAAAATGCCCATACCATTCAGGCACGCATGATCGTCGAAGGCGCCAATGGCCCAACGTCGGCTTCGGCGGATGAGATCATCAACAGCAAAGGAATCATGGTGGTGCCTGATATTCTGGCCAACGCCGGGGGCGTAACCGTATCGTATTTTGAATGGGTGCAGAACCGCATTGGCTACAAATGGACACTCGACCGGATCAACCGCCGCGCCGACCGGGCCATGAAAGATGCTTTCGATCGCGTGTTCGAAACTTCGCAAAAATACAAGGTCCCCATGCGCCTGGCCGCCTATATGGTAGCCATCGAAAAAGTGGCCAGCACTTACAAGTTCCGGGGCGGATATTAA
- a CDS encoding SusC/RagA family TonB-linked outer membrane protein, giving the protein MRLLLKLCLFMMVSASALAQSRTITGKVTSSDDGSPIPGVSVVIKGTTRGTTTDANGSYQISANDNASVTFSYVGYQPQTVVIGNRSVLNITLGVDASTLNEVVVTALGVARQQKELGSATDVVKSDKLVQAKAVNISQALSGKVAGLQINTVNNGVNPANRVVLRGNRSLLGNNQALIVIDGTQAPSDALNFLNPNDIENVSILKGANAAALYGSEASNGALIITTKKGSAGAPKISLQNTTWAESISFMPKLNERFGAGTEAYSRVYIPFENQSYGPEFNGQTYDIGQTLEDGTIQKALYSNSPNSKRNAYDVGGTTQTDLSLSSGDERGTFYISLQNLKTKGIVPGDSYSRTGGRFNATRQYGKFRGAFNIDYRVGNFEGTTSGFYNNVLNTAANIPLTNFRNWQPLKLADGTLNPANPNNYFNDYFQNPYFEKDNNRQNRLDYYLTGNFQLDYQAAPWINFTYRAGINNQSYESKAFGGKYSFSEYAKQHVYRAKDIPGGVTDFMGSFRRLNQDFFLNAKKNLGPISANLIAGVNLQERDGRFIQTSASALVIPELYNVSNRVGEPGVSQQNAKTRLLGAYGDLTLGFKDYLFVHVTGRNDWSSVLAPQSRSFFYPGADISFVVSDAIPSIKNGNFLSSAKIRASATKVGQISLGGPFGIGAYQLETIFSPGGGFPYGGLAGYTLGNTANNPNIQPEFVTSYEIGGEFSFLNDRVGLDLSYYTQRNTNQTVRIDVSTATGYNGATINTGRLDNSGFEVDLKTTPVRLSNGFRWDLNVNYSRINTQVVDIAEGLDEINLSSYYGAVNSSLYQIFAVKGQPFPVIKVVGYERERDSKGALIPGGRVVVDPASGYPLKAGELINMGQTNPPDRLGINTAFKFKGFTLAGTAEYRGGNVIGHGLAETMWFTGSAYATTVYGRERFVFPNSVTKNADGTYTPNTSIAVRDGGLGTWDSNLRNFGENFVTSGAFWKLRELSLTYELPQTLLQRTRFLKSASLGLVGRNLVTLLPKDNIYTDPEFNNTTSNAVGVNATGITPPTRTYGFTVQVGF; this is encoded by the coding sequence ATGAGATTATTACTAAAACTCTGTCTGTTCATGATGGTTTCTGCGTCAGCATTGGCGCAAAGCCGTACCATAACAGGCAAGGTGACTTCATCAGACGACGGATCACCCATTCCTGGTGTAAGTGTAGTGATTAAAGGCACTACGCGCGGCACCACAACCGATGCCAATGGCAGCTATCAGATTTCGGCCAATGACAACGCATCGGTTACCTTTTCTTACGTCGGATACCAACCCCAAACGGTGGTAATCGGCAATCGTAGCGTGCTGAATATCACACTCGGCGTTGATGCTTCTACCCTTAATGAGGTCGTTGTCACGGCCCTGGGTGTCGCTCGTCAGCAAAAAGAGTTGGGTTCAGCAACCGACGTGGTTAAATCCGACAAGCTTGTGCAGGCAAAAGCTGTAAACATTTCGCAGGCACTGTCGGGTAAAGTAGCTGGTCTGCAGATCAACACGGTAAACAACGGGGTAAACCCAGCCAACCGGGTCGTTTTGCGTGGTAACCGGTCTTTGCTGGGTAATAACCAGGCGTTGATCGTTATCGACGGTACGCAGGCGCCCTCTGACGCCCTTAACTTTCTGAACCCCAACGATATTGAAAACGTATCGATTCTGAAGGGGGCTAACGCCGCAGCGCTTTATGGTTCTGAAGCCTCAAACGGTGCCTTGATCATTACGACCAAAAAAGGCTCTGCTGGCGCGCCTAAAATTTCGTTGCAAAACACGACATGGGCTGAAAGCATCAGCTTCATGCCTAAGCTCAACGAACGGTTCGGCGCCGGTACGGAAGCCTACAGCCGGGTATACATCCCCTTCGAGAACCAGAGCTACGGGCCCGAGTTTAACGGTCAGACGTATGATATCGGTCAGACGCTGGAAGATGGCACAATCCAGAAAGCCCTGTACAGCAACTCGCCCAATAGCAAACGCAACGCCTACGACGTAGGTGGCACGACCCAGACCGACCTGTCGCTATCGTCGGGTGATGAGCGGGGTACGTTCTACATCTCGCTGCAAAACCTAAAAACGAAGGGTATCGTACCGGGCGACTCCTACAGCCGGACGGGTGGCCGTTTCAACGCGACTCGCCAGTATGGTAAGTTCCGGGGTGCGTTCAACATCGATTACCGCGTGGGTAATTTCGAAGGAACGACTAGTGGCTTCTACAACAACGTGCTGAACACGGCGGCTAATATTCCGCTGACGAATTTCCGCAATTGGCAGCCGCTGAAACTAGCTGATGGGACGCTCAATCCGGCTAACCCCAACAACTACTTTAACGACTACTTCCAGAACCCCTATTTCGAGAAGGACAACAACCGCCAGAATCGCCTTGACTATTACCTGACGGGTAACTTCCAACTCGATTATCAGGCTGCCCCCTGGATCAACTTTACGTACCGGGCCGGTATCAACAACCAGAGCTACGAGAGCAAAGCATTTGGCGGTAAATATTCGTTCAGCGAATATGCTAAACAGCACGTATACCGGGCCAAAGACATCCCGGGCGGTGTAACCGACTTCATGGGTTCGTTCCGGCGCCTTAACCAAGATTTCTTCCTGAACGCGAAGAAAAATCTTGGCCCGATCTCGGCTAACCTGATTGCCGGTGTTAACCTGCAGGAGCGTGATGGCCGTTTCATTCAAACATCTGCCAGCGCGCTGGTAATCCCGGAGTTGTACAACGTCAGCAACCGTGTCGGTGAGCCGGGCGTATCACAGCAGAACGCCAAAACGCGCCTGTTGGGTGCCTATGGTGACCTGACGCTGGGCTTCAAAGACTACCTCTTCGTGCACGTAACGGGCCGTAACGACTGGAGTTCAGTATTGGCTCCGCAGAGCCGCTCGTTCTTCTATCCGGGTGCCGATATCTCGTTTGTAGTAAGTGATGCTATTCCCTCAATCAAGAATGGCAACTTCCTGAGCAGCGCCAAGATCCGGGCATCAGCTACGAAAGTAGGACAGATCAGCCTGGGCGGTCCATTCGGTATCGGTGCTTATCAGTTGGAGACGATCTTCTCGCCGGGTGGTGGCTTCCCGTATGGCGGTCTGGCTGGTTACACGCTGGGCAACACGGCCAACAACCCCAACATTCAGCCTGAGTTCGTAACCTCGTACGAGATCGGTGGTGAATTTTCGTTCCTAAATGATCGGGTTGGCCTTGACCTGTCGTACTATACGCAGCGCAATACCAACCAAACGGTGCGGATCGACGTATCGACGGCAACAGGTTACAATGGAGCAACCATCAACACGGGCCGTCTGGACAACAGCGGTTTTGAAGTTGACCTGAAAACGACGCCTGTGCGGTTGTCGAATGGTTTCCGCTGGGACTTGAATGTCAACTACTCACGCATCAACACACAAGTAGTCGACATCGCGGAAGGTTTGGATGAGATCAACCTCAGCTCGTATTATGGCGCGGTAAACTCATCGCTCTACCAAATTTTTGCTGTGAAAGGGCAGCCCTTCCCGGTTATCAAAGTGGTTGGTTACGAGCGTGAGCGTGACAGCAAAGGGGCTCTTATCCCCGGTGGTCGTGTAGTTGTTGACCCGGCGTCGGGCTATCCTCTGAAAGCTGGCGAACTGATCAACATGGGTCAAACGAACCCACCTGATCGTTTGGGTATCAACACAGCCTTCAAGTTCAAAGGCTTCACGCTGGCAGGAACCGCCGAATACCGCGGTGGCAACGTGATTGGTCACGGTTTGGCCGAAACGATGTGGTTTACGGGCTCAGCCTACGCTACAACGGTTTATGGCCGTGAGCGGTTTGTGTTCCCCAACTCGGTGACGAAGAATGCCGATGGTACGTACACGCCCAACACGAGCATTGCCGTACGGGATGGTGGTCTAGGTACCTGGGACAGCAACCTGCGGAATTTCGGCGAGAACTTCGTAACAAGCGGAGCCTTCTGGAAACTGCGCGAACTGTCGCTGACATACGAACTGCCCCAGACACTCCTGCAACGGACTCGCTTTCTGAAAAGTGCCTCACTTGGTCTAGTTGGTCGTAACCTGGTTACCCTGCTGCCGAAAGACAACATCTACACAGACCCCGAATTCAACAACACGACGAGCAACGCCGTAGGGGTTAATGCAACTGGCATCACGCCGCCGACACGTACGTATGGTTTCACGGTTCAGGTTGGCTTCTAA
- a CDS encoding BT_3987 domain-containing protein, which translates to MKRLLTMLVVGGVACSMTACLNDDAHFVDFTNTPAIVDVPSSAFYGAVENRGFPIQTTPNSYTFNVNLSGPNTLSEDVTVTMAVDPALLTQYNANNGTDYQLLPAALYQASGLTATIKAGQRLAGPITVNLYTDATRVPDPATYNDAGYALPLRITAVSNSNVAVSSNYGYKILVSKIKNQYDGTYQATGTFTHPVATSSRAINKEKTLVTVNTTTIETEFADLGASDWRMQLTVNADNTVTLKPVGASNTSTTQFGVNKYDPATRTYTLNYKYPGSGGDRVINETLKFEQ; encoded by the coding sequence ATGAAAAGACTATTAACCATGCTGGTTGTGGGCGGGGTAGCATGCAGTATGACTGCCTGCCTCAACGACGACGCGCATTTTGTTGATTTCACCAACACGCCTGCCATCGTCGATGTTCCATCGTCGGCGTTTTATGGCGCTGTTGAAAACCGGGGCTTTCCCATCCAGACGACTCCCAACAGCTACACCTTCAACGTGAACCTGTCTGGCCCTAATACGCTGTCGGAAGATGTCACGGTGACGATGGCAGTAGACCCGGCGCTTCTGACGCAGTACAACGCTAATAACGGCACGGATTATCAGTTGCTGCCGGCGGCATTGTATCAGGCGTCGGGCCTTACGGCTACGATCAAGGCAGGACAGCGGTTGGCTGGCCCCATTACTGTGAATTTGTATACAGACGCAACGCGTGTACCTGACCCGGCTACGTACAATGATGCCGGCTATGCTTTGCCCCTACGGATCACGGCCGTGAGCAACAGCAATGTGGCCGTCAGCAGCAATTATGGCTATAAGATTCTGGTGTCGAAGATCAAGAACCAGTACGATGGGACGTACCAGGCGACAGGTACGTTCACGCACCCGGTAGCGACCAGTTCACGGGCAATCAACAAGGAGAAAACGCTGGTAACTGTGAATACGACCACCATTGAAACGGAGTTCGCCGATTTGGGCGCTAGTGATTGGCGGATGCAGTTGACCGTGAATGCTGACAACACCGTCACGCTGAAACCAGTTGGCGCGTCGAATACCAGCACGACGCAGTTTGGCGTGAACAAATATGACCCGGCAACACGGACGTATACCCTCAACTACAAGTACCCTGGTTCGGGCGGCGATCGTGTTATTAACGAAACGCTCAAGTTTGAGCAGTAG
- a CDS encoding phosphatidylserine decarboxylase family protein, whose amino-acid sequence MRFHREGNTIMLVTALILLGLNLLAYYFLFRGNQTAVIALAVVSLIAFGLVVQFFRIPKREHTLDEKLVIAPADGTVVVIEETEELEYFKAKRKQVSIFMSPLNVHVNRNPLSGVVSYFRYYPGKYLVAWHPKSSTENERTTVVIKQENGIEVLMRQIAGALARRIVWYVREGEPVKQTEEMGFIKFGSRVDLYLPLDAKINVTMGQKTKGGVTVVAELA is encoded by the coding sequence ATGCGCTTTCATCGCGAAGGAAATACCATCATGCTTGTAACGGCACTGATTCTGCTGGGGCTGAATCTGCTTGCCTATTACTTTTTATTCCGGGGGAATCAGACGGCGGTGATCGCGCTGGCGGTCGTGAGCCTGATTGCCTTTGGGTTGGTGGTTCAGTTCTTCCGCATTCCCAAACGCGAACATACCCTCGACGAAAAACTGGTCATTGCCCCGGCCGACGGTACGGTGGTGGTGATCGAGGAAACCGAAGAGTTGGAGTATTTCAAGGCCAAACGCAAGCAGGTCTCGATCTTTATGTCGCCGCTCAACGTCCACGTCAACCGGAATCCGTTATCGGGGGTAGTGAGCTATTTTCGCTATTACCCGGGCAAATACCTGGTGGCCTGGCACCCCAAATCGAGCACCGAGAACGAACGCACGACGGTCGTGATCAAGCAGGAAAACGGGATCGAGGTACTGATGCGGCAGATTGCCGGTGCGCTGGCCCGGCGGATCGTCTGGTATGTGCGCGAGGGCGAGCCCGTAAAGCAAACCGAAGAAATGGGCTTCATCAAATTTGGCTCCCGTGTTGATTTGTATCTGCCACTCGACGCGAAAATCAACGTGACGATGGGCCAGAAAACCAAAGGTGGTGTAACGGTCGTTGCCGAATTAGCCTAG
- a CDS encoding SusD/RagB family nutrient-binding outer membrane lipoprotein, whose amino-acid sequence MLRKLKYIAALTAVLTLNSCGSDYLDINKNPNDAVSSTPELVLSAALNATAGLLTHNQVGHFWAGHWSPSGSVSGFNPEKTYDLPSNFSTGIWTSSYDNLADYDYIEKAATTSKQPAFIGIAKVMKAYVFQRLVDTYGNVPYTEALKGTAILRPKYDDAQSIYDALVADLDVAVTNLKTPIASDNPSPGGADIVFAGNMSKWLRFANTLKLRLLLRQTNIASKESAIKSGIAKAVSDGGFLGADENALSTPGYLKSTGKQNPFWENYGFTVSNTLSGNHDFYTNADFFITYLVSNNDPRLSRFATPATDAQYRGQYRGVPFGEGSDPYLYAKTAGFGPAILKGFDQPQVLMQSAESFFLQAEAAFRGYTSGNAQTLFENGITESFKFLGVTDAAKTAATYYSDPVSGRNYAASTNKLEAIITQKWVALGAFGGFEAWTEYRRTGFPKVPLSTRAVGTKPVARLLYPQQEQGTNQANVLAQGTISQFDTKIFWMK is encoded by the coding sequence ATGCTACGAAAACTCAAATACATAGCCGCACTGACCGCCGTTCTGACGCTGAACAGTTGTGGCTCTGACTACCTAGACATCAACAAAAACCCCAACGATGCCGTAAGCTCAACCCCCGAGTTGGTCTTGTCAGCAGCGCTGAATGCTACGGCGGGGTTGTTGACTCATAACCAGGTTGGCCACTTCTGGGCTGGTCACTGGTCACCGTCGGGTTCTGTATCGGGCTTTAACCCAGAGAAGACCTACGACTTGCCCTCGAACTTCAGCACGGGCATCTGGACGTCGTCGTATGACAACCTGGCCGATTACGATTATATCGAAAAAGCCGCTACGACCAGCAAGCAGCCTGCCTTTATCGGTATTGCCAAGGTGATGAAAGCCTATGTCTTTCAGCGCTTGGTTGATACGTATGGTAACGTGCCCTATACGGAAGCCCTGAAAGGTACAGCTATCCTGCGCCCGAAGTATGACGACGCCCAGTCGATCTACGACGCACTGGTAGCCGACCTCGACGTGGCCGTTACTAACCTGAAGACGCCGATCGCCTCAGACAACCCGTCGCCGGGTGGGGCCGACATCGTGTTTGCCGGCAATATGAGTAAGTGGTTACGTTTCGCCAACACGCTGAAACTGCGTCTGCTGCTCCGCCAGACCAACATTGCGTCGAAAGAATCAGCGATCAAATCGGGCATCGCCAAAGCGGTTTCGGACGGTGGTTTTCTCGGTGCTGACGAAAATGCCCTGTCGACACCCGGCTACCTGAAGTCGACGGGTAAGCAAAACCCGTTCTGGGAGAACTACGGTTTTACGGTATCGAACACACTGTCAGGTAACCACGACTTCTATACTAACGCCGACTTCTTCATCACGTACCTGGTGAGCAACAACGACCCTCGGCTGTCGCGTTTTGCTACGCCAGCCACCGATGCCCAATATCGGGGTCAGTACCGGGGTGTACCGTTTGGCGAAGGCAGCGATCCGTATCTGTATGCGAAAACGGCTGGGTTCGGCCCAGCTATCCTGAAAGGATTCGATCAGCCTCAAGTGCTGATGCAATCGGCAGAAAGCTTCTTCCTGCAAGCCGAAGCGGCTTTCCGGGGGTATACGTCGGGCAATGCCCAAACCCTATTTGAGAACGGCATTACCGAGTCATTCAAATTCCTGGGTGTTACGGATGCAGCTAAAACAGCGGCTACATATTATAGTGACCCCGTATCGGGCCGTAACTATGCAGCCTCGACCAACAAACTGGAGGCAATTATTACGCAGAAATGGGTAGCACTGGGTGCCTTTGGTGGCTTTGAAGCCTGGACGGAATACCGCCGCACCGGCTTCCCCAAAGTGCCGCTGTCGACGCGGGCCGTAGGTACTAAGCCGGTGGCACGGTTGCTCTATCCTCAGCAGGAACAGGGCACAAACCAAGCAAACGTACTGGCCCAAGGAACCATCAGTCAATTTGACACCAAGATTTTCTGGATGAAGTAA
- a CDS encoding BT_3044 domain-containing protein, which translates to MKKYILTGLSALSLLVTTSSCLKEKGYTDIINGVGGQPIVSIFGGGGGNKVLGVDYSTSAVPTTLFQVNMASPELLTTDVTATVSVDPSLLTGTGYELLPADTYTIPSTQVTIKAGQRDVPFVVNLTTSKIDLKKTYALPLKITAATGAIIASNLNTGVYAIKVNNIYAGSYQSTGLFSHPTAGDRKIDRPKTLSTIDASTSETEFADLGSAATMQLKVNADNTVTLTPGGTASTGTVQFGVNKYDPSTKTFTLNYKYNGAGGDRVINETIKKK; encoded by the coding sequence ATGAAAAAATACATTCTGACGGGCCTTTCCGCATTGAGTCTACTGGTAACCACCAGCAGCTGCTTGAAGGAAAAAGGATATACCGACATCATTAACGGCGTTGGGGGGCAACCCATCGTGAGCATTTTCGGCGGCGGCGGCGGCAACAAAGTGCTAGGCGTTGATTATTCGACCAGTGCAGTGCCAACGACCCTGTTCCAGGTAAATATGGCCTCACCTGAGTTGCTGACAACCGACGTAACAGCCACCGTAAGCGTCGACCCTAGTTTGCTCACGGGCACGGGCTACGAACTACTACCAGCCGATACGTACACGATCCCGAGTACGCAGGTAACGATCAAGGCTGGTCAGCGCGATGTGCCTTTTGTCGTGAACCTCACCACGTCGAAGATCGATCTGAAAAAGACGTATGCCCTGCCGTTGAAGATCACGGCGGCAACGGGTGCTATCATTGCCTCGAACCTGAACACAGGTGTGTATGCCATCAAGGTAAACAACATCTACGCTGGTTCGTACCAATCGACGGGCCTGTTTAGCCACCCCACGGCAGGTGATCGTAAAATTGACCGCCCCAAAACGCTGTCAACCATCGATGCAAGCACGAGCGAAACAGAGTTTGCGGACTTGGGGTCAGCAGCAACTATGCAGTTGAAAGTGAATGCCGACAACACCGTTACGCTAACGCCAGGCGGAACGGCCAGCACAGGCACGGTTCAATTTGGTGTGAACAAGTATGACCCGTCAACCAAGACGTTTACGCTGAACTATAAGTACAATGGTGCAGGTGGCGACCGGGTTATCAACGAAACGATTAAAAAGAAGTAG
- a CDS encoding TraR/DksA family transcriptional regulator yields MVQEEKKRYSEEELKEFEELISQKLEATRSELNYIKEALSKRNDSGTDNTSGNSKLLEDGADTSERENLSQLAARLQKFMNQLELAMVRIKNGTYGICIDSGKLIPKERLRAVPHTQQTIEAKLRRR; encoded by the coding sequence ATGGTGCAGGAAGAGAAAAAGCGGTATTCAGAAGAAGAGTTAAAAGAATTCGAGGAGCTGATTTCACAGAAACTCGAAGCCACTCGCTCTGAATTGAATTATATTAAGGAAGCGCTCAGTAAACGAAACGATAGCGGCACCGACAATACCTCAGGCAACTCAAAGTTGCTGGAAGACGGCGCCGATACCAGTGAGCGCGAAAACCTGAGCCAGTTGGCCGCCCGCCTTCAGAAGTTCATGAATCAGCTTGAGCTTGCGATGGTCCGTATCAAAAACGGTACCTACGGCATTTGCATCGATTCTGGCAAGTTGATCCCCAAAGAACGCCTGCGTGCTGTTCCGCACACGCAGCAGACCATCGAAGCTAAACTACGGAGACGATAG
- a CDS encoding SusD/RagB family nutrient-binding outer membrane lipoprotein: MKIKSLAIGSLAVLLAISSGCRQEFLDINNNPNQVTAATPELVLPNALANSARYFSGVSSAGGPQFAFLNLWMGYWNWSGNYSINTSDKNYQFTNAFNQSIWNDAYTNLKNYVYIEQQGAAQQQPLLQGMAKIMTALHFQYLVDTYGDIPYFAALQGLTSPQPTYDSDVAIYEDLFKQIDAALTLFNDADRLAAQGATIRNPGANDIMFQGNINKWRRFANTLKLRMILRQSEKADRQTFVQQALNTIKASGYGFLGGLTGTTYEAATVNPGYTNSANQQNPFFGTFGQQVNGQPTEQFNIYRANRYALDFYENTNDSRIFFFYNPVSGSTFDGTFFGTTSPLPNGETSSIGSGVLQAVNQPAVILSAHEALFLQAEAAQRGYITGNAQQLYEAAITASFTYLGVADADGTAADYAQEYYSQATANVGWAASTNKIQAIITQKWASLNGLSPFEAWADYRRLGIPNVPISQDPSTSIKQIPSRLFYPQTEYSYNEANVKAQGTDNQFDRTRIFWTR; encoded by the coding sequence ATGAAGATCAAATCACTCGCAATCGGGTCGCTGGCTGTACTGCTGGCTATTAGCTCAGGTTGCCGCCAGGAATTCCTGGATATCAATAACAACCCCAACCAGGTAACGGCGGCCACGCCTGAACTGGTGCTGCCCAATGCGCTGGCCAACTCAGCACGCTACTTCTCAGGGGTGAGCAGTGCGGGCGGGCCGCAATTTGCGTTCCTCAACCTCTGGATGGGCTACTGGAACTGGAGCGGTAACTATTCGATCAATACGTCGGATAAAAACTACCAGTTTACCAACGCTTTCAACCAGAGCATCTGGAACGACGCGTATACCAACCTGAAGAACTACGTATACATCGAACAACAGGGCGCTGCTCAACAGCAACCCTTGCTGCAAGGCATGGCCAAGATCATGACGGCCCTGCACTTTCAGTACCTGGTCGATACCTACGGCGACATTCCTTATTTCGCTGCGCTACAGGGCCTGACATCGCCACAACCAACGTATGATTCAGACGTGGCTATCTACGAAGACCTGTTCAAGCAGATCGACGCGGCGCTTACGCTGTTCAACGATGCGGATCGGCTGGCGGCCCAGGGGGCTACCATTCGTAACCCGGGTGCCAACGACATCATGTTCCAGGGCAACATCAACAAATGGCGTCGGTTTGCCAACACACTCAAACTGCGCATGATCCTGCGGCAGTCGGAAAAGGCTGACCGGCAAACATTTGTTCAACAGGCCCTGAATACCATCAAGGCGTCGGGTTACGGCTTCCTTGGCGGCCTGACGGGTACCACGTATGAAGCGGCAACGGTTAACCCTGGGTATACCAACTCGGCCAACCAGCAGAACCCATTCTTTGGCACATTCGGCCAGCAGGTGAATGGGCAGCCAACGGAGCAGTTCAACATTTACCGGGCTAACCGCTACGCGCTGGATTTCTATGAGAACACCAACGACTCGCGGATTTTCTTCTTCTACAATCCGGTATCGGGCTCGACGTTCGATGGCACATTCTTCGGTACAACATCGCCGCTGCCGAATGGCGAAACATCGAGCATCGGATCGGGGGTGTTGCAGGCCGTGAACCAGCCCGCAGTCATCCTGTCTGCGCACGAAGCGCTGTTCCTACAGGCCGAGGCAGCGCAACGCGGCTATATCACGGGTAACGCTCAGCAGCTATACGAAGCGGCCATTACGGCGTCGTTTACGTACCTGGGCGTGGCCGATGCCGATGGCACCGCCGCTGATTACGCTCAAGAGTACTATTCGCAGGCAACTGCAAACGTGGGCTGGGCCGCATCGACCAACAAAATTCAGGCGATCATCACCCAGAAATGGGCGTCGCTAAATGGACTGTCGCCGTTTGAGGCCTGGGCCGATTACCGCCGCCTAGGTATTCCGAACGTACCTATTTCGCAGGACCCCAGCACGTCGATTAAGCAGATTCCGTCGCGGCTATTCTATCCGCAGACTGAATACAGCTACAATGAGGCTAATGTAAAGGCTCAGGGGACCGACAATCAGTTTGACCGGACCCGGATTTTCTGGACACGATAA